The following coding sequences lie in one Phalacrocorax aristotelis chromosome 4, bGulAri2.1, whole genome shotgun sequence genomic window:
- the HTRA2 gene encoding serine protease HTRA2, mitochondrial — protein MAALARWVRVPLRPGAARWCRALCGAAEAPPAPPPPPSPPHPPPPPSSAGGRALAAALGAGAAALLLLWAREGEGRRPALPALRAAVPAPPPPASPRAAFNFIADVVEKTAPALVYVEIVGRHPFSGRDVPISNGSGFLVSPDGLIVTNAHVVANRRRVRVKLASGEQYDAVVQDVDQVADIATIKIKPKHPLPTLPLGRSSEVRQGEFVVAMGSPFALQNTITSGIVSSAQRGSRELGLTTSDMEYIQTDAAIDFGNSGGPLVNLDGEVIGVNTMKVTSGISFAIPSDRLRKFLQKEEQRKSSWFGNTETKRRYIGVMMLTLTPSILAELKLRDPSFPDVSYGVLIHKVIIGSPAHQAGMKAGDVVLEINGQASRRAEDVYEAVRTQQSLALLVRRGYDTLLVSVVPEVTE, from the exons ATGGCGGCGCTGGCGCGGTGGGTGAGGGTGCCGCTGCGGCCGGGCGCGGCGCGTTGGTGCCGGGCGCTGTGTGGGGCCGCCGAggcgcccccagccccgccgccgcctccttctcctcctcatcctcctcctcctccctcctccgcTGGGGGCCGGGCACTGGCGGCGGCGCTGGGCGCCGGCGCGgcggcgctgctgctgctgtgggccCGGGAGGGCGAGGGCCGCCGGCCCGCGCTGCCCGCCCTGCGCGCTGCcgtgcccgccccgccgccgcccgcctcgCCCCGCGCCGCCTTCAACTTCATCGCCGACGTGGTGGAGAAGACGGCGCCCGCGCTGGTCTACGTGGAGATCGTGGGCAG GCATCCCTTTTCAGGACGTGATGTGCCCATCTCTAATGGCTCGGGTTTCCTGGTGTCTCCGGACGGGCTCATTGTGACCAACGCGCACGTGGTGGCGAACCGACGGCGCGTGCGGGTGAAGCTGGCCAGTGGCGAGCAGTATGATGCTGTGGTGCAGGATGTGGACCAGGTTGCAGACATCGCTACCATCAAGATCAAGCCTAAG CACCCGCTGCCCACCCTACCCCTTGGACGCTCCTCTGAGGTGCGGCAGGGAGAGTTCGTGGTGGCCATGGGCAGCCCCTTTGCCCTGCAGAACACCATCACCTCTGGCATTGTCAGCTCTGCCCAGCGGGGCAGCCGGGAGCTGGGCCTGACCACCTCTGACATGGAGTACATCCAGACCGATGCTGCTATCGAT tttgGGAACTCCGGGGGCCCCCTTGTCAACTTG GATGGCGAAGTGATTGGGGTGAACACTATGAAGGTGACATCAGGCATATCTTTTGCCATCCCCTCAGACCGGCTGCGGAAGTTCCTGCAAAAGGAGGAGCAGCGCAAAA GCTCTTGGTTTGGCAATACAGAGACAAAGCGCCGTTACATAGGGGTAATGATGCTGACTCTTACACCCAG catcctggctgAGCTGAAGCTGCGTGACCCCAGCTTCCCCGATGTCTCCTATGGAGTGCTAATCCACAAGGTGATCATCGGCTCCCCGGCCCATCA GGCAGGGATGAAGGCAGGTGACGTCGTGCTGGAGATCAACGGGCAGGCATCGCGCCGCGCGGAGGACGTGTACGAGGCAGTACGGACGCAGCAGAGCCTGGCCTTGCTGGTGCGGCGTGGCTATGACACTTTGCTGGTGAGCGTCGTCCCCGAGGTCACGGAGTAG